The genomic window CGGGACCACATCCAGATTTAGCCACCTTTAAGCAAGCCATTGAGCTGAGTAAACATTATGAAGTAAGTACCGCCATTGCAGAAGAGCTAGAAACCGTAGATGTATCTAAATACAGTTTGGTAATCTTATATCAACTGCCAGCTATAAATTATTCGGCTGCATCCTTAATCAACAAATTAAAGCAACAAAAAGTAGCTACTTGGTATGTTTTGGGTGCGCAAACAAATTTGCAGAGTTTCAACCAAATTCAAACGCAGTTAAACTTTACCCGGCCAAATGGTTCGTTGCAAGAAGTATTTCCATACTATGAAAATAACTTTACCGCCTACAACTTAAATGCCGATGCGCTGAAACAATTGGAAGGCTACGACCCATTGCAAGTTCCTTTTGCCAACTTAATGATTAAAGGCGATTACACCGCCGTACTTAACCAACGAATTGGAAAGGTAAATACACAAAGCCCATTGTTGTTTTTTATAGAGGACAATGGTAAAAAGAACGGTTATTTAATAGGGGAGGGGATTTGGAAATGGAAATTGGAAGAAGCGAAAAATGAAAATGCATACCCTTTGGTAGCAGAGCTGATTTCGAAAACGGTTCAGTATCTTTCCGTGAAAGACGATAAACGTAAATTCAAAGTTTATACGAATAAAAGCACCTTCGAAGAGAACGAGAATGTAGTGCTCAATGCTACTTTGTATAACGATGCTTTTGAACCTGTTAATGCTTCGGAAGTGAAAGTGCAAATTAAAAACTCGGATGGTAAAGCCTACAGCTACACTTTTTCTAAAGTTGGTAACGCCTACCAGTTAGATGCTGGTGCTTTGCCACAAGGAAACTATACTTACATAGCTTCTACGAGTTTGGGTGATAAAAAACATACTGCCAGCGGTGCGTTTCATGTGAGTGCAGTAATTACAGAGTACCAACAAACTACCGCCAACCATCAATTATTAAATACAATTGCACAGCAAACGCAAGGTAAAATGTATACGCCAGCTAACTTGTTAAACATAGTTGATGATTTAGAGCAAAGCGGCCAAGTTAAAACCATTACTTACGAAGACAGGCGATACGAAGAAATGATTAATCTGAAATGGATTTTTGCACTTATTTTAGTGTTGTTAACAACAGAATGGTTTTTTAGAAAACGTAATGGCGAAGCGTAATGGATGATTTTAGTACTTACCGAAATTATTGAGGTATTGGGAACTATTTCCTTTGCCATTTCAGGTACATTTGCCGCAATACAAAAGCGCTTGGATCCGTTTGGCGTATTAATTATCGCTTTTGTAACCTCTATTGGTGGCGGTACTGTGCGTGATTTGTTGTTGGGAGACACGCCAGTAGCTTGGATGCGTGATGTGAACTATTGCTTGCTTATTTTGGTAACTTCTATCCTCACGCTATTCTTTAAGCACCAAATTAAAAAATTCAAAGTAACGCTATTTCTTTTCGACTCGTTAGGTTTGGGTTTGTTTACTTTAGTAGGCGTACAAAAAGGAATTGTATTTGGCTTAGATCCGGGTATTTGTATTGCACTTGGAACTATTACTGGTTGCTTTGGTGGGGTAATTAGAGATACTTTGTTAAACACTATACCGCTAATATTTAGGAAAGAAATTTATGCTACCGCTTGTATTGCTGGTGGTATGCTTTATTTTGGAATGTTGTATTTTAACCTTGCGGCAGATTTAGCTAAAATCATCGTAATTGTTTTTATTGTAACGCTGCGCATACTTGTAGTACGTTATAAATTGGCACTGCCAAGGTTTGGGTATTAATTTGTCAGCATTGACTTTCTTCATTTAGGCTTTAGTGGAGAACCGAAGCTCTGCGGAGTAAAATCTTCGAACTGTGCAAATTAATATATACTAACAAATCGGAAGATTTCTTCGCTCGCTATGCTGCGGTCGAAATGACGATAATAGGAGCATACCCCAGCAATGACGTAGTGAGAGACAGCTTCACATATTAAGGATAAAGAAACTGCTCCAGCTTCCCATTCTTATACGCATCATAAAGTTGCCAAAGCTCTTTTGTCCAAGTTTTTTTATTACTGTGTTGATACAGGTAAGGTAAAACTAAATTCATCCCTCCTAAAGCCTGTTTTTGCTTTTCTTTTACTGCCGGATTTTCCAGCGAAAATTTAGTCAGTGCCGCCATGTACATCAATAACAAATCAGAGTCTGTATTAAAAAAATGGGTTTCTTTTTCTTCGAGATAAAAAACGTAGTCGGGAGTTCCGTTCATCCAATCTACCAAAAATCTACCCGCTTCGTTTCTAGCTTTGTTTTTTCTGTCGGCGGGAGTTTTAAAAAGATAATCTACAACTTTTGTTACTGTGGGTTCGGCCTGTTTATAGCTAGCTTTTTTGTTAAGTTTAACGCTTTTAAGATTGGGAAGTTCTTGTCCGTAGGATAATCCGGCATTGATAAAAAGTAGAAGGAAGAATGCAAAGACAGTGTTCCTCATGAGAATAGTTTTTCAGTTTACAATTGGCAGTTCGCAAGGCCGCTTTCCAACAATAAAACAAAATAGCAATACAACAATTTTAGGGCTTTGTATTTTCTTTTACAATAACAAATACATCTTCGTTCGCTTTCTTCATGAAATATTTTTCACGAGCAAACTTTTCAGCACTATTTAAGTTACTGTCCAATTCCTTTAAGTCTTTTTTAACTAGCGCAATTTCTTTAGTATAGAAATCTTTTTCTTGTTGCAATTTGCTTACTTGCGCACTATACTCATATTGTGCAATAATGTCATTCTTATCAAAGAAAAGCATCCATACGCCGAAAGCGGCAATGGCAATA from Pedobacter sp. SL55 includes these protein-coding regions:
- a CDS encoding FtsB family cell division protein encodes the protein MKRLIDLFRNKYFIAIAAFGVWMLFFDKNDIIAQYEYSAQVSKLQQEKDFYTKEIALVKKDLKELDSNLNSAEKFAREKYFMKKANEDVFVIVKENTKP
- a CDS encoding trimeric intracellular cation channel family protein; amino-acid sequence: MILVLTEIIEVLGTISFAISGTFAAIQKRLDPFGVLIIAFVTSIGGGTVRDLLLGDTPVAWMRDVNYCLLILVTSILTLFFKHQIKKFKVTLFLFDSLGLGLFTLVGVQKGIVFGLDPGICIALGTITGCFGGVIRDTLLNTIPLIFRKEIYATACIAGGMLYFGMLYFNLAADLAKIIVIVFIVTLRILVVRYKLALPRFGY